The following coding sequences are from one Halobacteriovorax sp. JY17 window:
- a CDS encoding FAD-dependent oxidoreductase encodes MSVSLWQDRSKTSNSAISEFDIVIIGGGIAGVSTAYWLIQENEGLKIALVEKGQLAEGATGRNAGFITCGSVEHFNRLVGKHGAKEALEIWKFSEDNLALLQEHIIKGSAADIQFEKNGSFSLASTEEEFIELKKSYEIMKELGIEVEVLGQEAIENRLNASGFVGGIKYINDASVHPVLLLDKIYDQFRDDKNFTLLENSEVFNIEQVGENKRVHTKSGRLDTPIVIMATNGYSAQLHPFFEDKIYPTRGQILATEPLPKLLEGPCYANFVLDYFRQTPTGEIVIGGFRQLKKDTEVGYSDEVTDVIQEALEDFLKKHIPSIKENKITHRWSGIMGFSADGQPMVGAIPSDPQVYFIGGFTAHGMGLAFNCGKCLVDVLFDREIPSFISAKRFA; translated from the coding sequence ATGAGTGTTTCGCTTTGGCAAGATCGTTCTAAAACGAGTAATTCAGCTATATCAGAGTTTGATATTGTAATCATCGGTGGCGGTATCGCTGGAGTCTCAACGGCCTATTGGCTTATACAAGAAAATGAAGGGTTAAAGATAGCTCTCGTTGAAAAGGGACAACTTGCAGAAGGGGCAACTGGAAGAAATGCAGGCTTTATTACATGTGGTTCAGTAGAGCATTTTAATAGACTTGTTGGAAAACATGGAGCTAAAGAGGCCTTAGAGATTTGGAAGTTTTCTGAAGATAATCTTGCTCTTTTACAGGAACACATTATTAAAGGCTCAGCCGCAGATATTCAATTTGAGAAAAATGGAAGCTTTTCTTTAGCATCAACTGAAGAAGAATTTATTGAACTAAAGAAATCTTACGAAATAATGAAAGAGCTGGGAATTGAAGTAGAAGTTCTAGGTCAAGAAGCGATTGAAAATAGATTAAATGCATCGGGGTTTGTTGGAGGAATAAAATATATCAATGATGCCTCTGTTCACCCTGTACTACTACTTGATAAGATCTACGATCAATTTCGTGATGATAAGAACTTTACTCTCTTAGAAAATAGTGAAGTTTTTAATATAGAGCAGGTAGGAGAGAATAAGAGAGTGCATACAAAGTCAGGACGATTAGATACTCCGATCGTTATTATGGCAACCAATGGATACTCAGCTCAGCTACACCCATTCTTTGAAGATAAAATTTATCCTACAAGAGGACAAATCCTCGCAACGGAACCCTTACCCAAATTATTAGAAGGCCCTTGTTATGCAAATTTTGTTCTAGATTACTTTAGACAAACTCCAACTGGAGAAATTGTTATCGGCGGTTTTAGGCAATTAAAGAAAGATACAGAGGTTGGGTATAGTGATGAGGTTACAGATGTTATCCAAGAAGCTTTGGAAGATTTCTTGAAGAAGCATATACCATCAATTAAAGAAAATAAGATCACTCATCGATGGTCAGGGATCATGGGCTTTTCTGCCGATGGCCAACCTATGGTAGGAGCCATTCCATCTGATCCTCAAGTTTACTTTATTGGAGGGTTTACTGCGCATGGAATGGGATTGGCATTTAATTGTGGTAAATGCCTTGTCGATGTTCTCTTTGATAGAGAGATTCCATCATTTATCTCTGCCAAGAGGTTTGCGTGA
- a CDS encoding GNAT family N-acetyltransferase yields the protein MNIDFREIHTSDLEDILSFTDLWIGKNYFGRDELLEIINLGQKNGINTSLKAVSDSEELAGVRLTLAPGNWVNSMRGLSTDLWKVEASSVGYFKSLFVSENFQKMGIGKSLSTLSIEQLKKVGAKAVICHSWLESPSNSSQRYLISMGFQPVKEYREFWSEIDYHCTKCGPAKCLCTAIEMIKYI from the coding sequence ATGAATATAGACTTTAGAGAAATTCACACTTCTGACCTTGAAGATATTTTAAGTTTTACGGATTTGTGGATTGGAAAGAACTACTTTGGTAGAGACGAACTTCTAGAGATTATAAACCTTGGACAGAAGAATGGAATAAATACATCACTGAAAGCTGTCTCTGATTCTGAAGAACTTGCTGGTGTGAGACTCACTCTTGCTCCAGGGAATTGGGTGAACTCTATGAGAGGTCTATCAACGGATCTTTGGAAGGTGGAGGCAAGCTCAGTAGGTTACTTTAAAAGTCTCTTTGTGAGCGAGAATTTTCAAAAAATGGGTATCGGAAAATCTCTTTCTACCTTATCGATAGAGCAATTAAAAAAGGTAGGCGCAAAGGCCGTGATATGTCATTCCTGGTTAGAGTCTCCTAGTAATAGTTCCCAGCGCTACCTTATTAGTATGGGATTTCAGCCTGTTAAAGAATACCGAGAGTTTTGGTCGGAAATTGATTATCACTGCACTAAGTGTGGACCGGCAAAATGTTTGTGTACAGCCATCGAAATGATTAAGTATATATAA
- a CDS encoding transporter substrate-binding domain-containing protein: MAKALALIFLYLFLSFNVSAKRTYKIALSSSCPYYCTEENHKKGYIVDLLDLFFKKHGIKVKFETTPYARLYDNLKSGVSDLALFTSLDVRNHSNFIIYDVTLGVSSAGIVSRTGTNPVVLDFIDLKDKILFLTPGSKASEIIYNEVGKLNKDSSSIQLITGSRIHDRLIDLVALGRADYAIDDYNVLKYFYSKSAKKNKVVLTPTSISGYNPLKFVSSKSLPIQSIIEKDLNKFVEQYRKSGKLQILLKKYNIIDWNIVLTR; the protein is encoded by the coding sequence ATGGCCAAGGCACTTGCTCTTATATTCCTCTATTTATTTTTGAGCTTCAATGTAAGTGCGAAGAGAACTTATAAAATTGCGCTCTCTTCCTCATGCCCCTATTACTGTACTGAAGAAAATCATAAGAAAGGCTATATCGTAGACCTACTCGACCTATTCTTTAAAAAACATGGCATAAAAGTAAAATTTGAAACAACTCCCTATGCTCGTCTCTACGATAATTTAAAAAGTGGTGTAAGTGATCTTGCCCTCTTCACTTCTCTTGATGTGAGAAATCATTCTAACTTTATTATTTACGACGTAACTCTTGGAGTAAGTTCTGCGGGTATAGTTTCAAGAACTGGAACGAACCCAGTAGTCTTGGACTTCATTGACTTAAAAGATAAAATCCTTTTTCTAACTCCAGGAAGTAAAGCTTCAGAGATAATTTACAATGAAGTTGGTAAATTGAATAAAGATTCCTCTTCAATACAACTTATCACGGGTTCTCGCATCCACGATAGACTCATCGATTTAGTTGCTCTTGGAAGAGCTGACTACGCCATTGATGACTATAATGTTTTAAAGTATTTCTATTCAAAGAGCGCCAAGAAAAACAAAGTGGTTTTAACACCTACATCAATATCGGGCTATAATCCTCTAAAATTTGTAAGTAGTAAGTCACTTCCTATTCAATCTATTATTGAAAAGGACTTAAATAAATTTGTAGAGCAGTACCGAAAAAGTGGAAAGCTGCAGATACTTTTAAAGAAATATAATATTATAGACTGGAATATTGTGCTCACGAGATAG
- a CDS encoding sugar ABC transporter substrate-binding protein, translated as MKILFILLFFTNSLLVSAKDYRVAALYWSMDIEGQVAMRKGVEERAKHLNKTTKDKISIEAYVAGNGREGAKRQIKQFYKVLHDRSPVDLIIIQPTDNSALIGPLQMANKLKIPVIAYDQYILGGELTSFITSNNYQAGKLNGEYIESLFPNDYEIKLVIVEYPRVTSTIERVEGFIDALKKAGQNYKIIKTYTAVEPVGGKLVGEEILKDFPKEKSIDVVFTINDGGGLPIVEVLSKAKRNEIKVATIDGDPVSIQNILKNNLTVINSAQFCSQIGRESMQAGYDFLKGKKIAKRMLIPTFPVTATTLKYFTGWEDNIPKRISLPWNKNKWNNKVQRID; from the coding sequence ATGAAGATTCTATTTATATTACTTTTCTTTACAAATTCATTACTGGTCTCAGCAAAGGATTACCGAGTTGCAGCGCTCTATTGGTCGATGGATATTGAAGGCCAAGTTGCAATGAGAAAAGGTGTTGAAGAGAGGGCCAAGCACCTTAACAAAACAACTAAAGACAAAATTTCAATAGAAGCCTACGTTGCAGGTAATGGACGCGAGGGAGCAAAGAGACAAATAAAGCAATTCTATAAAGTCTTACACGATAGAAGCCCTGTTGATCTTATTATCATTCAGCCCACTGATAATTCTGCTCTAATAGGCCCTCTTCAAATGGCCAATAAATTAAAAATTCCCGTCATTGCCTACGACCAATATATTTTAGGTGGAGAACTCACAAGTTTCATCACTTCTAATAATTATCAGGCAGGGAAATTAAATGGCGAATATATAGAATCTCTCTTTCCAAATGATTATGAAATAAAGCTAGTTATTGTAGAGTATCCAAGAGTAACCAGTACTATCGAGAGGGTGGAAGGTTTTATTGATGCTCTTAAGAAAGCTGGGCAAAACTATAAAATAATCAAAACATATACTGCTGTTGAGCCTGTTGGGGGAAAGCTAGTAGGTGAAGAAATTCTAAAAGACTTCCCTAAGGAAAAAAGTATCGATGTGGTTTTTACAATTAATGATGGTGGAGGTCTTCCTATTGTTGAAGTGCTAAGTAAGGCCAAGAGAAATGAAATAAAGGTAGCGACAATTGACGGAGACCCCGTCTCTATTCAAAATATTTTAAAGAATAATTTAACAGTCATTAACAGTGCTCAATTTTGTTCACAAATAGGAAGAGAGAGTATGCAGGCCGGATATGATTTCTTAAAAGGAAAGAAAATAGCAAAGCGAATGCTCATTCCAACTTTCCCGGTAACCGCTACAACTCTTAAGTATTTCACAGGATGGGAAGACAACATCCCCAAAAGAATTTCTCTTCCATGGAATAAAAATAAGTGGAATAACAAAGTACAGAGAATAGACTAA
- a CDS encoding glycerophosphodiester phosphodiesterase family protein → MNWISKTPIGHRGLHDQDHPENSLGAFEKAIEANYAIELDIRLTKDGKIIVFHDIDTERVVGQNVKIRETALEDLEKMSILKSKYTIPSLEKVLELVAGRVPLLIEIKNESSVGGLEDELIRILDSYKGIFAIQSFNPLSLKHISTKRPDYQIGLLVGSFKKSKISFLKKIVLKYMLLTPYLSPDFFSVEYGVDIWMQKAMMKIYKNKKIIYWTITSKEKAHQLLREGNGIIFEGFSFK, encoded by the coding sequence ATGAACTGGATAAGTAAAACTCCTATTGGCCATAGAGGGCTGCACGATCAAGATCATCCTGAGAATAGTCTAGGGGCGTTTGAAAAAGCGATAGAGGCCAATTATGCAATTGAGTTAGATATTCGCCTCACTAAAGATGGAAAAATCATTGTCTTCCATGATATTGATACAGAAAGAGTTGTTGGTCAGAATGTAAAGATTAGAGAAACAGCTCTAGAAGACTTAGAGAAAATGAGTATTTTGAAATCTAAGTACACCATTCCATCTTTAGAGAAAGTGCTTGAACTTGTCGCAGGAAGAGTTCCTCTTCTTATTGAAATTAAAAATGAATCCTCTGTGGGGGGTCTTGAAGATGAACTCATTCGAATTCTAGATTCATACAAAGGAATATTTGCTATTCAGTCTTTTAACCCTCTCTCTCTTAAGCATATTTCAACCAAGAGACCAGATTATCAAATTGGTTTACTAGTAGGCTCTTTTAAGAAATCAAAAATATCATTCTTAAAGAAAATTGTTTTGAAGTATATGCTTCTAACTCCATATTTGAGTCCTGATTTCTTCTCCGTAGAGTATGGAGTAGATATTTGGATGCAAAAAGCGATGATGAAAATTTATAAGAATAAGAAAATTATTTATTGGACCATTACGAGTAAAGAGAAGGCTCATCAACTTCTAAGAGAAGGTAATGGAATCATATTTGAAGGGTTTAGTTTTAAATGA
- a CDS encoding DUF1338 domain-containing protein, whose translation MKLEELLDFFWNDYISITPIAKSIHQLLEERGETIYNDHVAFRTLAVPGIGLEAFSSFFKEFGYEVKGQYDFEVKKLNAIHLENIENPKMPKIFISELRYRELSDSSVSLIEREISKIKGVSLSDLISKKDVFNISSSEYESLLKESEYAAWLCALGFRANHFTVLVNELKSFKNLEELNALLQRNHVPLNTSGGLIKGSPNVYLEQSSTMASKVKVNFSDKELLVPTCYYEFALRYSMSNGELYQGFVTDSADKIFESTNHELDK comes from the coding sequence GTGAAATTAGAAGAGTTATTAGATTTTTTTTGGAATGATTATATTTCGATCACTCCTATCGCTAAGAGTATTCACCAGTTATTAGAGGAGAGAGGCGAAACGATTTACAATGATCATGTTGCTTTTAGAACTCTTGCCGTTCCTGGAATTGGACTTGAAGCATTTTCCTCTTTCTTTAAGGAATTTGGGTATGAAGTAAAAGGGCAGTATGACTTTGAGGTAAAAAAGCTGAATGCTATTCATTTAGAAAATATTGAAAATCCAAAAATGCCAAAGATATTTATAAGCGAGCTTAGATACCGTGAATTGAGTGATTCATCAGTATCATTAATTGAAAGAGAAATTTCTAAGATTAAGGGTGTCTCACTCTCTGATTTAATTTCTAAGAAAGATGTTTTCAATATTTCAAGCTCTGAGTACGAAAGCTTATTGAAAGAGTCAGAGTACGCTGCCTGGCTTTGTGCTCTTGGGTTTAGAGCAAATCATTTTACTGTCCTTGTAAATGAACTCAAGTCATTTAAAAATTTAGAAGAATTAAATGCTCTTTTACAAAGAAATCACGTTCCTCTAAATACTTCTGGAGGTTTAATTAAGGGAAGTCCTAATGTTTATTTGGAGCAATCGAGTACGATGGCGAGTAAAGTTAAAGTCAATTTTTCAGATAAAGAGCTTTTGGTTCCTACGTGCTACTATGAATTCGCTCTTCGTTATTCTATGTCTAATGGTGAGCTCTACCAAGGTTTTGTCACAGACTCTGCCGATAAAATCTTCGAAAGTACAAACCATGAACTGGATAAGTAA